The following proteins come from a genomic window of Deltaproteobacteria bacterium IMCC39524:
- a CDS encoding YbjQ family protein, with translation MIMTNVGSVPGKKIVEHFGIVQGSTVRAKHFGRDMMAGLKNLVGGELKGYTELLQESRQEAMDRMSEQARLMGANAVVNIRFATSSVAQGAAELFAYGTAVRVE, from the coding sequence ATGATTATGACCAATGTCGGCAGTGTGCCCGGCAAAAAGATCGTTGAGCATTTCGGTATCGTGCAGGGCAGTACCGTACGCGCCAAACACTTCGGCCGGGACATGATGGCCGGGTTGAAGAACCTGGTTGGTGGTGAGCTGAAAGGTTACACCGAGTTGCTCCAGGAATCACGGCAGGAGGCGATGGACCGCATGTCCGAGCAGGCCCGCTTGATGGGGGCTAACGCGGTCGTCAATATCCGTTTTGCCACATCTTCAGTCGCCCAGGGCGCCGCCGAGCTTTTCGCCTACGGCACCGCTGTGCGGGTCGAGTAG